The proteins below are encoded in one region of Rubripirellula reticaptiva:
- a CDS encoding fasciclin domain-containing protein has translation MNRFTFLTCFAVLAFAGMPFVNADQHDEKTKDIVDTAVAAKFNTLVAAVKAGDLVETLKSKGPFTVLAPTDEAFAALPEGTLESLLKPENKSKLQAILKYHVIPGKVVAKQVMTISEAKTVEGSMVKVKTEGGTVMINSAKVVKADVMCSNGVIHVIDKVLLPTN, from the coding sequence ATGAACCGTTTCACATTTCTCACCTGTTTCGCCGTGCTCGCCTTCGCAGGTATGCCATTCGTCAACGCAGATCAGCACGACGAGAAAACGAAGGACATCGTCGACACGGCGGTCGCAGCGAAGTTCAACACGCTAGTAGCTGCCGTCAAGGCCGGCGACCTAGTCGAAACCTTGAAAAGCAAAGGACCTTTCACCGTGCTTGCGCCTACGGACGAGGCGTTTGCGGCTTTGCCAGAAGGAACGCTGGAAAGCTTGTTGAAGCCAGAGAACAAATCAAAACTGCAAGCGATTCTGAAGTACCATGTCATCCCGGGCAAAGTCGTCGCAAAGCAGGTCATGACAATCAGCGAAGCGAAAACCGTCGAAGGCAGCATGGTCAAGGTTAAGACCGAGGGCGGGACCGTGATGATCAATAGCGCAAAGGTTGTCAAGGCCGACGTCATGTGTAGCAACGGCGTTATTCACGTGATCGACAAGGTTTTGTTGCCAACCAACTAA
- a CDS encoding cupin domain-containing protein: protein MDIPQVTSKLDAETGEMGQAYLATGKQVALRRWEEGPGDFGDPRRRDYETVGYLLSGLMDVDLNGESVTLARGDSWLVPAGTLHRYRIVEPIIAIEATSPPARFNDRDDSV from the coding sequence GTGGATATTCCCCAAGTCACATCGAAACTAGATGCGGAGACGGGCGAGATGGGCCAAGCTTATCTTGCAACTGGAAAGCAGGTTGCGCTGCGGAGGTGGGAAGAAGGCCCGGGTGATTTTGGCGATCCGCGGCGCCGCGACTACGAGACCGTCGGCTACTTATTAAGCGGCTTGATGGATGTCGATCTCAATGGCGAGTCGGTCACGCTTGCTCGCGGCGACTCTTGGCTAGTGCCGGCAGGCACGCTCCATCGCTACCGAATCGTTGAGCCGATCATTGCGATCGAGGCAACCAGCCCTCCGGCTCGATTTAACGATCGCGACGATTCCGTTTAG
- a CDS encoding CsbD family protein, whose protein sequence is MNWDQIQGKWKQAKGQVQQKWGDLTDSDLDKVDGKREELVGKVQERYGIAKDEAEKQVKEFESSCNC, encoded by the coding sequence ATGAACTGGGATCAAATTCAAGGCAAGTGGAAGCAAGCCAAAGGTCAAGTCCAACAGAAATGGGGTGACCTCACCGATAGCGACCTTGATAAAGTCGACGGAAAGCGAGAAGAGCTCGTCGGAAAAGTCCAGGAACGATACGGCATCGCCAAGGATGAAGCTGAGAAACAGGTGAAAGAGTTTGAGTCGTCTTGCAACTGCTAA
- a CDS encoding MerR family transcriptional regulator — MSVDERQAKPRFIDMLRVGEAADFLGVCKETLRNWDRSGKLVPKRNPVTGYRYYKQEDLERFFKKVVEERGDA, encoded by the coding sequence ATGTCAGTCGACGAAAGGCAAGCAAAGCCGCGTTTCATAGACATGCTGCGAGTGGGCGAAGCGGCGGATTTTTTGGGCGTGTGCAAAGAAACACTTCGCAACTGGGATCGCTCTGGAAAGCTGGTGCCGAAACGCAATCCGGTCACCGGCTACAGGTATTACAAGCAAGAAGACTTGGAAAGGTTCTTCAAGAAGGTCGTGGAGGAACGCGGCGATGCTTAG
- a CDS encoding chemotaxis protein CheB: protein MNHSPLIVAVGASSGGIKAFSEFVKAIEDAPGLAIVFVHHLDSRTQSVLSETLADLTSMAVVEVVGRMQVEANTIYVCPSSKLLSLHTGSLVSQDAPSKQHQTTSIDYFFHSIAENQTDRGLGVVLSGTGSDGTLGLKAISDSGGITFAQDSDSAKYDSMPRNAATTGVADHVLPPAEIAAELLKYAVYLNAATMQQQGKPILEHVEQAISEIADRLLKVSGHNFQHYKLSTLGRRIQRRMQVLRITRIADYLKLLDSEDDEPQNLFRELLIGVTAFFRDPISFRRLAEEVLPRLFQNRRPNDPVHIWVSGCATGEEAYTIAILCQEFLDTCEPTALAAGGPSTADAGSSVNGTRAKPTFQIFATDIDEHALSIARRGIYPIGISENVSEERLEKFFVMKSKRYHVKKEIRERVLFSTHNLISDPPFSRLDLIACRNLLIYLGPHLQKKLVPLFHYSLRPNGYLFLGPSESISSHGELFRAVDATHCISQRKGTAIPRSKPLSLHTPAGRLIQTPGSSPIDNDMTDVVQVMQRIILDEFAPKSAVVDDDGKVICLSGETDRYLSTGEGAYENSIVKMARRGLRIGLRAALLEAKTKRRRVTHENVSVETEDGRQRVMLTVQPMMRLGEDTGLFIVVFHDVGLPLDLSVNPPGVEDESPADGTNIRQAGLMLEQLERELATTRDDLDNTIQAMETANEELKSSNEELLLMNEELQSANEELEKSKEEIRSGSDAIARANNDLENLLRSTGIATIFLDDDQTIRSYTPTASEIYGLIPTDVGRPLTQIVPNMDEIPEMPQGKSLSGDEPVEDTIIADNGRAYIRRVLPYQTHLGGHEGIVVTFTDITELQQSREQLAQRESRLSSILNSTAEGIYGIDLDGNCTFANPACVQFLGYDSPDELIGRQMHDLIHHTHADGSRYPHTECPIYKACLKSERVHVDDEVFWRADGSCFDAEYWSSPKMRNEEVLGCVITFLDISARKKTELELADARTRLEISLQVSDVAPWVWDAQTSGPAPHPTLNRLYGFEENAHPALDDFLGRIDDSARERVSAAIARSMQTGEVYDEEYPVRWPSGEQRHVRARGRVRTNHQGEVEDFFGVALDITERKVRELDIAEREAHLRRVIDNQLGFVGVLDLDGTLLEANATALLAAGLNRDEVIGKKFWDCYWWNYDEDVTKRLHDSCQLALAGEDVRYDAVIRVAGDARTAIDFMIRPVRDAEGRITHLIPSGVDISERKQTEIALQESEQVLRVGMSVAEFALARIEYQSGTIHLSPEAALLYGIGKEAVTVTRQELHDTFHEDDKPMVNNAISACIANQNDGLMSCEHRVVLADGIIRWLDVRKQVYMDNTTEPPTPTHGILAAQDITASKWLEQSLNESREAAEAANESKSEFLANMSHEIRTPMTAILGYADLVSDLVDNPEALEHLRTIRRNGDFLLDIINDILDLSKIEAGKLDISEERFSPQRLVEDVRSIMEVRATEENLRLDVEYHGKIPSVIQSDAKRLKQVLINLVGNAIKFTKEGGVKVVVQCEPQQCQIRFSIVDTGIGMSEEQQKNLFQPFSQGDGNVNREFGGTGLGLAISKRLTELLSGEISLESNLGEGSTFVVTIGTGSLDHIDMIDQSSEIDAKHPVSIHDEIRLSCHVLVVDDRRDIRFLSKRFLTAAGATVAEAEDGELAVEAVKKAQEAGKAYDLILLDMQMPKLDGYETAKALRRLGYTGPIIALTADAMQGDMNRCIESGCNDYLSKPIDKRLLLHKVKTYVAI from the coding sequence ATGAATCATTCTCCGCTGATTGTTGCAGTCGGTGCCTCGTCTGGTGGAATAAAAGCGTTCTCCGAATTCGTCAAAGCTATCGAGGATGCACCTGGGCTGGCGATCGTTTTTGTGCACCATCTCGATTCGCGAACACAATCGGTGCTTTCTGAGACGCTTGCCGATTTAACGTCCATGGCGGTCGTCGAAGTTGTTGGTCGCATGCAAGTCGAAGCAAATACGATTTACGTTTGCCCTTCCTCGAAACTGCTTTCACTACATACTGGTTCGCTTGTCTCCCAAGACGCCCCAAGCAAACAGCACCAAACAACGTCAATCGACTATTTTTTTCATTCGATCGCCGAGAATCAAACCGACCGTGGGTTGGGCGTCGTTCTGTCGGGAACCGGGAGTGACGGGACATTAGGATTGAAGGCGATCAGTGATAGCGGAGGAATCACGTTCGCACAGGATTCAGATTCAGCCAAATACGATTCGATGCCTCGCAATGCAGCAACGACGGGCGTCGCCGACCACGTCTTGCCTCCGGCAGAGATCGCAGCCGAATTGTTAAAATACGCCGTCTATCTGAATGCCGCGACGATGCAACAGCAGGGCAAGCCGATCCTGGAGCATGTCGAGCAAGCAATCTCTGAAATTGCTGATCGACTGTTGAAAGTGTCGGGGCACAATTTCCAGCATTACAAGCTCAGCACTCTTGGACGTCGCATCCAACGTCGCATGCAGGTACTTAGAATTACTCGCATTGCTGACTATCTCAAGTTGCTTGATTCGGAAGACGACGAGCCCCAGAACTTGTTTCGCGAACTGCTGATCGGTGTAACTGCATTTTTTCGTGATCCGATATCGTTCAGGCGGTTGGCTGAAGAAGTTCTGCCGAGACTGTTCCAAAATCGCAGACCTAACGATCCGGTGCACATTTGGGTATCGGGATGCGCGACCGGCGAAGAAGCTTACACGATCGCCATCTTGTGCCAAGAATTCCTCGATACCTGCGAGCCGACGGCGTTGGCGGCGGGTGGCCCGTCAACTGCAGATGCAGGTTCTAGCGTCAACGGCACCCGTGCAAAGCCTACCTTCCAAATTTTCGCCACTGACATTGACGAGCATGCCCTTTCAATCGCTCGGAGAGGCATCTATCCCATTGGGATTTCTGAGAATGTCAGCGAAGAGCGATTAGAAAAGTTCTTCGTTATGAAGAGCAAACGTTATCACGTAAAAAAGGAAATTCGCGAAAGGGTGCTGTTTTCGACGCACAACCTGATTAGCGATCCCCCATTTTCGCGACTGGACCTGATCGCGTGCCGCAATCTGCTGATCTACCTAGGTCCGCACTTGCAAAAAAAGCTGGTGCCTTTATTTCACTACTCGCTTAGGCCGAACGGTTATCTATTCCTTGGTCCCAGTGAGAGTATCTCATCGCACGGAGAGCTATTTCGCGCGGTCGACGCGACGCATTGCATCAGTCAGCGGAAAGGCACAGCGATTCCACGCAGCAAACCTCTCTCTCTGCATACTCCAGCAGGCCGATTGATTCAAACACCGGGAAGCTCGCCAATAGACAACGACATGACGGATGTCGTCCAAGTCATGCAGCGGATCATTCTGGACGAGTTTGCGCCCAAGTCGGCGGTTGTTGACGACGACGGAAAAGTGATCTGTTTGTCGGGCGAAACCGACAGGTACCTCTCGACTGGCGAAGGAGCTTACGAAAACAGCATCGTGAAGATGGCGCGACGAGGATTACGGATTGGTTTGCGAGCGGCGCTGTTGGAAGCGAAAACGAAACGCCGCCGTGTGACTCATGAAAATGTTTCGGTCGAAACCGAGGATGGCAGGCAGCGGGTCATGCTGACCGTACAGCCGATGATGCGACTGGGGGAAGACACAGGGCTATTCATCGTCGTCTTTCATGACGTCGGTTTGCCACTAGATCTAAGCGTCAATCCACCAGGTGTAGAGGATGAATCGCCAGCAGACGGAACGAACATCCGGCAAGCCGGGTTGATGCTTGAACAACTTGAACGAGAACTGGCAACCACGCGAGACGATCTTGACAACACAATTCAGGCGATGGAGACGGCGAACGAAGAGCTAAAGTCGTCAAACGAAGAGTTGTTGTTGATGAACGAAGAACTCCAATCGGCGAACGAAGAACTTGAAAAATCCAAAGAAGAGATTCGCAGCGGGAGTGATGCGATTGCGCGAGCCAATAACGATCTGGAAAATCTGCTCCGCAGCACCGGTATTGCGACGATATTTTTAGACGACGATCAAACGATTCGTAGTTATACGCCTACCGCATCGGAAATCTACGGATTGATCCCAACGGATGTGGGGCGGCCATTGACGCAGATTGTTCCCAATATGGACGAAATTCCAGAGATGCCGCAAGGCAAGTCGCTCAGCGGCGACGAACCGGTCGAAGACACGATCATTGCGGACAACGGCAGAGCTTACATCCGTCGCGTCTTGCCATACCAAACTCATTTGGGCGGTCACGAAGGCATCGTTGTTACATTCACCGATATCACGGAGTTGCAACAGAGCAGAGAACAACTGGCTCAGCGAGAATCGCGGCTATCCTCGATCTTAAACTCCACCGCCGAGGGGATTTACGGCATCGATTTGGACGGAAACTGCACCTTTGCCAATCCAGCCTGCGTGCAGTTTCTTGGCTACGACAGCCCCGATGAACTTATCGGACGCCAGATGCACGATCTGATTCATCACACTCATGCCGATGGATCGCGATATCCGCATACGGAATGCCCGATCTACAAGGCGTGTCTAAAAAGCGAGCGGGTTCATGTCGATGACGAAGTCTTTTGGCGAGCTGACGGAAGTTGCTTCGATGCAGAATATTGGTCGTCCCCCAAGATGCGCAACGAAGAAGTACTTGGTTGCGTCATCACGTTCCTAGATATCTCGGCGCGAAAAAAGACCGAGTTGGAACTGGCCGACGCGAGAACTCGCCTTGAAATTTCTTTGCAGGTCAGCGATGTGGCACCCTGGGTTTGGGACGCTCAAACAAGTGGCCCAGCTCCTCATCCGACGCTCAATCGGCTGTATGGATTTGAAGAAAATGCTCATCCAGCGTTGGACGATTTCCTTGGCCGAATCGACGATTCGGCCCGCGAAAGAGTATCGGCGGCAATCGCACGCTCGATGCAAACCGGCGAAGTCTACGACGAAGAGTACCCGGTCCGTTGGCCTAGCGGAGAACAACGCCACGTTCGCGCTCGAGGTCGAGTCCGCACGAATCATCAAGGCGAGGTCGAGGATTTTTTTGGTGTTGCGCTCGATATCACCGAGCGAAAGGTTCGTGAACTTGACATTGCCGAACGAGAAGCCCACTTACGCCGCGTGATTGATAACCAGCTCGGATTCGTCGGTGTCCTGGACTTGGATGGAACGCTTCTGGAAGCCAATGCGACCGCGCTGCTTGCAGCGGGCCTTAACCGAGACGAAGTGATCGGAAAAAAATTCTGGGACTGTTATTGGTGGAACTACGACGAGGACGTCACAAAACGACTGCACGACTCCTGCCAGCTAGCTTTGGCTGGTGAAGACGTTCGCTACGATGCAGTCATTCGTGTCGCGGGCGATGCCAGAACGGCGATTGATTTCATGATTCGTCCGGTACGCGATGCGGAAGGCAGGATCACGCATTTGATCCCTTCAGGTGTCGATATCAGCGAACGCAAGCAGACCGAGATTGCTCTGCAAGAAAGCGAGCAAGTGTTACGCGTAGGCATGTCGGTTGCCGAGTTTGCGTTGGCCCGAATTGAATATCAAAGTGGAACCATTCATCTAAGTCCTGAGGCAGCCCTGCTGTACGGCATCGGCAAAGAGGCAGTCACCGTCACACGCCAAGAACTTCATGACACGTTCCACGAGGACGACAAGCCAATGGTCAACAATGCAATCAGTGCTTGTATTGCCAATCAAAATGACGGCCTGATGTCCTGCGAACACCGTGTCGTCTTAGCGGACGGAATCATTCGTTGGCTGGACGTCCGCAAACAGGTCTATATGGACAACACGACCGAGCCACCGACTCCAACCCATGGGATTCTTGCTGCGCAAGACATTACTGCCTCCAAATGGCTCGAGCAATCACTCAATGAGTCACGCGAAGCGGCTGAAGCGGCGAACGAATCGAAGAGTGAGTTTCTGGCAAACATGTCTCATGAAATTCGCACGCCGATGACAGCGATCCTAGGATACGCAGATCTTGTTTCCGATCTTGTCGACAACCCGGAAGCTCTCGAGCACTTGCGAACCATTCGCCGCAATGGCGACTTCCTGTTGGATATCATCAATGACATTCTCGACTTGTCAAAGATCGAAGCGGGCAAGTTGGACATCAGCGAGGAACGTTTTTCACCACAACGTCTGGTCGAAGACGTGCGAAGTATCATGGAGGTCCGTGCAACCGAAGAAAATTTGCGTTTGGATGTGGAGTATCACGGAAAAATTCCGTCAGTGATTCAGAGTGATGCCAAACGCTTGAAGCAGGTTCTGATCAATTTAGTCGGCAACGCGATTAAGTTCACCAAAGAAGGTGGCGTCAAGGTGGTCGTTCAGTGCGAACCGCAGCAGTGTCAAATACGATTCTCGATCGTCGATACGGGAATCGGAATGAGTGAAGAGCAGCAAAAAAACCTGTTTCAGCCGTTCTCTCAGGGCGATGGCAATGTGAATCGAGAATTTGGCGGAACCGGGTTGGGGCTAGCGATCAGTAAACGATTGACCGAATTGCTTAGCGGTGAGATTAGCCTGGAAAGCAATCTTGGCGAGGGCAGCACGTTCGTCGTTACAATTGGAACAGGAAGCCTTGATCATATTGACATGATCGATCAGTCCAGCGAGATCGATGCAAAGCACCCCGTTTCGATTCACGATGAAATCCGACTCAGTTGTCACGTATTGGTCGTCGACGACCGACGCGACATTCGTTTCCTCAGCAAGCGTTTCCTAACCGCTGCCGGCGCGACCGTAGCAGAGGCCGAGGACGGCGAGTTAGCGGTCGAGGCAGTAAAAAAGGCCCAGGAAGCAGGCAAGGCGTACGACCTAATCCTGCTTGACATGCAAATGCCGAAATTGGACGGTTATGAAACGGCAAAAGCCTTGCGTAGACTCGGCTACACCGGTCCGATCATCGCACTGACCGCCGACGCAATGCAAGGCGATATGAATCGCTGTATCGAATCAGGCTGCAACGATTACCTTAGCAAGCCGATCGACAAACGACTCTTGCTGCACAAGGTAAAAACCTACGTTGCGATTTAA
- a CDS encoding PP2C family protein-serine/threonine phosphatase: MDTQDSFDAAGTSDIGQKRAENQDHFLVASLRRQMVVDQTDVPAKQQEELYGCQEGRLLVIADGMGGHHGGEQASRTAVESCAQYVLDMMQWFLKLAPGSEKDFEDELSDCLKSVQQKIWDNSVAGGRRMGTTVTMAYVLWPRMFVVHAGDSRCYLLRDGELKQLTTDHTIAQQLVDSGGMTPDDAALSNWRHVLWNCVGGGEEQVRPEAVRCQLKDDDVIVLCSDGLTGMVADSEIASIIGNASSSEKATQDLVDAANHAGGNDNISVIVCRIVESSKCDEQVSDGLATTRIL, from the coding sequence TTGGATACCCAAGATAGTTTTGACGCCGCTGGCACGAGTGACATCGGTCAGAAGCGTGCTGAAAATCAAGACCATTTTTTAGTCGCAAGTTTGCGGCGACAGATGGTTGTCGATCAAACGGATGTCCCCGCCAAGCAACAGGAAGAACTCTATGGTTGCCAGGAAGGTCGGCTATTGGTGATTGCCGATGGTATGGGTGGGCATCATGGAGGCGAACAGGCTAGCCGGACAGCGGTTGAGTCGTGCGCTCAATACGTTTTGGACATGATGCAATGGTTCTTGAAACTGGCCCCTGGAAGCGAAAAGGACTTCGAGGACGAGCTATCGGATTGCTTGAAGTCCGTTCAGCAGAAGATTTGGGACAACAGCGTCGCCGGAGGCAGGCGAATGGGAACGACGGTAACAATGGCTTACGTGTTGTGGCCGAGAATGTTCGTCGTTCATGCAGGCGACAGTCGTTGTTATCTGCTTCGAGATGGTGAACTCAAGCAGCTAACAACGGATCACACCATCGCTCAGCAGCTGGTGGACTCAGGCGGGATGACCCCGGATGACGCGGCTCTCTCAAACTGGCGACATGTCCTATGGAATTGCGTCGGCGGGGGTGAAGAGCAAGTCCGACCGGAAGCGGTACGATGTCAGCTTAAAGACGACGATGTGATCGTTCTTTGCAGCGATGGCTTGACTGGAATGGTCGCGGATTCGGAAATTGCCTCAATCATCGGCAATGCATCATCAAGCGAGAAGGCAACGCAGGATCTAGTCGACGCAGCCAACCATGCGGGCGGCAATGACAACATCTCGGTGATCGTTTGCCGGATCGTAGAATCTAGTAAATGTGACGAACAAGTTTCTGATGGGTTAGCGACCACCAGAATCTTGTAA
- a CDS encoding GlsB/YeaQ/YmgE family stress response membrane protein yields the protein MFWILGWIVFGFVVGLIARGVVPGQQPMGCMRTIILGISGSFVGGAIGYLLQGGSIIQSSGWIGSILGAIILLAISVRRGKFID from the coding sequence ATGTTTTGGATTCTCGGTTGGATTGTTTTCGGCTTCGTGGTTGGACTGATTGCTCGGGGAGTTGTTCCGGGCCAACAGCCGATGGGCTGTATGCGAACCATCATTCTCGGTATCTCAGGTTCGTTTGTCGGCGGGGCGATCGGCTACCTACTTCAAGGTGGATCGATCATCCAGTCCAGCGGTTGGATCGGGTCCATCTTGGGAGCGATCATCTTGCTCGCGATCTCAGTTCGTCGAGGGAAGTTCATCGACTAA
- a CDS encoding response regulator: MPSVLVIDDDRSILTLAEKTLSAIASVETAETAGEGLEKLRNDDFDTVLLDIQLPDQNGLAVYCEIREHDRRIPDVFMTIEAASSTAIEAMQLGAFDYIGKPLSVEPLRHLIEKATEQRQVSSVPVAISADEDLSGGDAELLIGRSPAMLDLFKAIEKSASRMSRS; encoded by the coding sequence GTGCCAAGCGTCCTCGTCATCGATGATGACCGTTCCATCCTAACGCTTGCTGAGAAAACGCTGTCGGCAATCGCCAGTGTCGAAACAGCCGAGACAGCTGGCGAGGGACTTGAGAAGCTTCGCAATGATGATTTTGACACCGTATTGCTAGACATACAGCTCCCCGATCAGAACGGATTGGCCGTCTATTGCGAGATACGCGAGCACGATCGCCGAATCCCCGACGTCTTCATGACGATCGAGGCGGCGAGCAGTACGGCAATCGAAGCGATGCAATTGGGTGCGTTTGATTACATTGGAAAACCGCTGTCGGTCGAGCCGCTGCGTCACCTGATCGAGAAAGCTACTGAGCAGCGACAAGTCAGTAGCGTGCCTGTTGCGATCAGTGCCGATGAAGACTTGTCGGGCGGAGACGCAGAGCTACTCATTGGTCGCTCGCCGGCCATGCTGGACCTTTTCAAAGCAATCGAAAAGTCAGCAAGCAGGATGTCCCGATCTTGA
- a CDS encoding sigma-54-dependent transcriptional regulator — translation MSKPIELLFVDDDIDFIEGCSRWFEKKGHRVSQTTSGQDGIDQCSKHDFDAVILDWNLPGLSGIELVQRMRESNPETEVIVLTGEGTINNAVESMRLGVFDFQTKPFAMGDLERRCIAAIERRRLRKENLQLREVITRNRKQATAMIGTSEPMQRLGRLIDRVAPTDKAVLIQGESGTGKELVAQAIHAGSSRSERPLVTLNCAALPENLVESELFGHEKGSFTGATAMKPGLFEVADGSTLFIDEIGELPLALQPKLLRVLEDGSLRRIGSHKERRVDVRIVAATNRDMKTEVAEGRFREDLYYRINVMALDLPPLRERNGDIELLLNHILDKDHELDDDARQALVAYIWPGNIRQLINTLVRAKILADDGHITISDLPEEVRTPMTPMAAIPIPFFGSLITLECQHIAEVLQRENGNKSKAAKALGIERRKLYRMIEKHGISC, via the coding sequence ATGTCCAAACCAATCGAGTTACTTTTTGTCGATGACGACATCGACTTCATCGAGGGGTGCTCTCGTTGGTTCGAAAAGAAGGGGCACCGGGTCTCGCAAACGACTAGCGGCCAAGACGGTATCGACCAATGCTCCAAGCATGACTTTGACGCCGTCATCTTGGACTGGAACCTGCCGGGACTTAGTGGAATCGAACTAGTCCAGCGGATGCGTGAATCGAATCCCGAAACGGAAGTCATCGTGCTGACCGGCGAAGGGACGATCAATAACGCTGTCGAGTCGATGAGGTTGGGCGTTTTCGACTTTCAGACGAAGCCCTTCGCGATGGGCGACTTAGAACGTCGTTGCATCGCCGCGATTGAACGACGGAGGCTAAGGAAGGAAAACTTACAACTTCGCGAAGTCATCACACGAAACAGAAAACAAGCCACGGCGATGATTGGTACTTCGGAACCAATGCAGCGTCTCGGACGGTTGATTGACCGAGTCGCACCAACGGACAAAGCGGTTCTGATCCAAGGTGAAAGCGGAACTGGAAAGGAACTGGTCGCCCAAGCGATTCATGCTGGTAGTTCTCGTAGCGAACGTCCGCTCGTCACGCTCAATTGTGCCGCCCTGCCCGAGAACCTTGTCGAAAGTGAACTGTTCGGTCACGAGAAAGGATCGTTCACGGGCGCAACGGCAATGAAACCTGGGCTGTTTGAAGTAGCCGACGGCAGCACATTGTTCATCGACGAAATTGGAGAATTGCCACTTGCACTTCAGCCGAAACTTTTGCGAGTGCTCGAAGACGGATCACTTCGCCGGATCGGATCGCACAAAGAACGCCGTGTTGACGTTCGCATTGTCGCAGCAACGAACCGCGACATGAAAACCGAGGTTGCCGAAGGCCGTTTCCGCGAAGACTTGTATTATCGAATCAACGTGATGGCCTTGGACTTGCCGCCACTTCGAGAGCGTAATGGTGACATCGAGCTTTTGCTCAACCATATTTTGGATAAAGACCACGAACTAGACGACGACGCTCGACAAGCTCTGGTCGCCTACATTTGGCCCGGAAACATTCGCCAACTCATCAACACGTTGGTACGAGCCAAGATACTCGCCGACGACGGGCACATTACAATTAGTGACCTTCCAGAAGAGGTCCGCACTCCGATGACACCGATGGCTGCCATCCCAATTCCATTTTTCGGCTCGCTAATCACGCTCGAGTGCCAACACATCGCCGAGGTCTTGCAGCGCGAGAACGGCAACAAATCCAAAGCCGCCAAAGCACTAGGCATCGAACGCCGCAAACTGTACCGCATGATCGAAAAGCACGGAATTTCCTGCTAA